From the Pungitius pungitius chromosome 6, fPunPun2.1, whole genome shotgun sequence genome, one window contains:
- the fam107b gene encoding protein FAM107B isoform X1 → MTTVFRYAVFPHLQDPREPVLSLSPGRSVMAEPDYLDGDCDELIKPKKLINPVKGSRNHQDLHRELLMNQKRGLAPQNKPELQKVMEKRKREQVLKAQKEEQEAHKKRSDLEIELMKRQQKLEQLELEQQKGEEEQENTPEFVKMKSNLRRTKQEADGEERTT, encoded by the exons ATGACGACCGTGTTCAGATATGCCGTCTTTCCTCATCTGCAGG ATCCACGTGAGCCTGTTCTGTCGCTGTCCCCGGGGAGGAGTGTCATGGCGGAGCCCGACTACCTGGACGGAGACTGTGATGAGCTCATCAAACCTAAAAAGCTGATCAACCCTGTCAAGGGCTCCCGTAATCACCAGGACCTGCACCGAGAGCTGCTCATGAACCAGAAGAG GGGTCTGGCTCCTCAGAACAAACCTGAGCTCCAGAAGGTTATGGAGAAGAGAAAGCGGGAGCAAGTTCTCAAGGCTCAGAAGGAGGAGCAAGAGGCTCACAAGAAGAGGAGTGACCTGGAGATAGAGCTCATGAAAAGACAACAGAAACTAGAGCAG ctggagctggagcaacAGAAAGGTGAAGAGGAACAGGAGAACACCCCGGAGTTTGTGAAGATGAAGAGCAACCTGCGCAGAACCAAGCAGGAAGCTGACGGGGAGGAACGGACCACCTAA
- the fam107b gene encoding protein FAM107B isoform X2, with amino-acid sequence MAEPDYLDGDCDELIKPKKLINPVKGSRNHQDLHRELLMNQKRGLAPQNKPELQKVMEKRKREQVLKAQKEEQEAHKKRSDLEIELMKRQQKLEQLELEQQKGEEEQENTPEFVKMKSNLRRTKQEADGEERTT; translated from the exons ATGGCGGAGCCCGACTACCTGGACGGAGACTGTGATGAGCTCATCAAACCTAAAAAGCTGATCAACCCTGTCAAGGGCTCCCGTAATCACCAGGACCTGCACCGAGAGCTGCTCATGAACCAGAAGAG GGGTCTGGCTCCTCAGAACAAACCTGAGCTCCAGAAGGTTATGGAGAAGAGAAAGCGGGAGCAAGTTCTCAAGGCTCAGAAGGAGGAGCAAGAGGCTCACAAGAAGAGGAGTGACCTGGAGATAGAGCTCATGAAAAGACAACAGAAACTAGAGCAG ctggagctggagcaacAGAAAGGTGAAGAGGAACAGGAGAACACCCCGGAGTTTGTGAAGATGAAGAGCAACCTGCGCAGAACCAAGCAGGAAGCTGACGGGGAGGAACGGACCACCTAA